The genomic segment GAGAACGAGACGGCCAGATCTGGAGAAATGAGATAGAAAAAGAAGACTTTGTTCGCAATGTATTTTTCTCTCCGGCGTagtattttttcttaaatatataatatagcTACAGTAGCTAATTAAATACATAGCACAACTATGATagataattaatttaaattatagttatatattttttcttaaatatataatatagcTACAGGTAAtcctttttaacttttaaggCATTTATGATTTATCCACTTGTTTCCGCGCACACGTAAACTCATAATTATGCGGACAGCCCCTCAACATTGACCGGCTTTGATTTTGACTAAAATTTGTCCCATCTTGTGCATTATTATTATACATTTATAATTAATCATCTACAATACTATAGTTTATCAATATCTAGTCATGCAAAAAGCATAATGATTCGGATAAACAGTATATATAACTAATTAATTATCCTTGTCCATCCATCTATAAATATCAATCAAAAGAAGCAAATGTATCATATCAATTATCATACAGCTAAAAAAAAGAAACCAAAGATGTCTCCTTCATGGCCTACTACACTTTTcgtctctctctttcttttctgccaaatattttcttcatttgccCAAGTTCCAGTTGAAAACACCTTCAAATTCGTCAATGAAGGCGAATTAGGACCTTATGCTGTCGAATATAGAGCAGATTACCGTGTTCTTAACATTTTCACTAACCCATTCCAGTTCTGTTTCTACAACACGACCCCTAATGCATGGACACTAGCGTTGCGAATGGGCACTGTCCGTTCTGAATCTCTCATGCGTTGGGTATGGGAAGCTAACAGAGGAAATCCCGTTAAAGAAAATGCAACTCTCACATTCGGAACTGATGGAAATCTCGTCTTGGCTGACGCTGATGGTCGAATTGCTTGGCAAACAAACACGGCCAACAAGGGCGTAACGGGGTTCAAGTTGTTACCAAATGGTAACATTGTGCTTCATGACTCTAAGGGTAAATTCGTCTGGCAGAGTTTCAACTATCCCACTGACACCTTATTGGTGGGCCAAACGCTCCGCTTGTCAGGCCCGAATAAGCTCGTGAGCCGGGCCTCAGTGAAAAAGAACGCGAACGGGCCATACAGCTTGGTAGTGCAACCGAAATTGTTTGCTGTCTACAACAGGACCAAACTTGACGTGGAATTAGCTTGGTTTGATCTTGGCAATAGCAGTTTGGAATCAGTAAAATTGAATAGTGGGAATCAAAGGCTGAAGTTGGATTATAGATTGGCAAAATCAACAAAGAGAAGTTCACATGTTATGGCTTTTACTAAATACAACACTACTTTAACATACCTTCGTCTAGAAATAGATGGAAATCTAAAGGCCTACACTTTCACCGACGGAGATCTAGATTCACCCCGTTGGAGGGTAACTTACAGCAGGCTTTAAAAAGAAATGTCTGTTTTTTCATACCATTAGAAACGCAGCTCTATAAGATAAGGATTTCGTTGTCCAGAATAATAAGTGGATAAAATGAGTGGGTCCACAGCTTGTCCAGTAGATTAGTTATCGTAATTCCTTTTTAGTGCTAATTTCATTCCTCGTTTTTCTTTATActccttatgttttggttgaaaagtatgttttttttttgttttgattgaaTTGAAGGGTGTATCTCATTATGTTATCTATTATATTTAAGATGCTTTTTAAAAGTGAGATCTCGATGACTtgttgattttcatttttttactaCTCTCAAGCATTTGAAATGTTCTACCAATGGTGTTATGGTCGCAAAAGGGGCCATAACTCTAATCTAGTCACTTTTTGGTTCAATGAACTCATAAGTTTAATATTCCCGGAGTACGTTCTGCGAATGTGAATAACCTTGTATTTAATACTCATGTTTAATTGTTCATGATTACTTTGCAATATTTCATAGTGTATTAACTATTGCTCTCATCATATCGTTTCGAAATAAGCCAACAAATACATAACATACAATCTCTAATCTAAAATTGTAACCGAAGGGTCTCAGCCGTGCAAAATGGGTGGAGTCATCTCATGGAAAAtcatttaatttgatttattttctttttcaaaattaaaggagaagagaaagttgaaaaataaattgtgtTCCACTGGCAGCCCCAACTCTTTGATACAGGACTATACCACCAAATGATGAAAATAGCCGTCTTCAATAACTTGGCGCAACAAAGAAGGAACCCATAACAAAAGGTTTGCTTCATTGCTTTGAATATTTggtaaaaccataaccaaaccaatttactTCTGCttaatgtctaaaaccataatgATGAAAAATAGCCGTCTTCAAATTTCTTTATAACTTGGCGCAACAAAGAAGGAACCCATAAATACTTATTTGTACTCGATGGTTATATGAAATtaagtaatttaattttaacataaaagtaaatatatatatatatatatatatatatatatatatatatatatatatatatatatatatatatatatatatatatatatatatatatatatgaaattttaattttaacataaaagtaaatatatatatatatatatatcatttaatACTTGGATATATCGTTTAATCATGATTAACTGAAAATACGTGtgtaaaaacacttattttataattattaatttcTTATTAATACggataaaaaaatatcatatgtcTATCGAGTGAGGTTATAGTGCTTTTTAAGTTGTACCGGAATAATTCGAGGTTTTGTTTTCACTGCTTTATCTGGCCATGTGCTTTAATAAACATATAATCCACTTAGAGCCATATACGTGTAAATTCGTAGGGACAATTATGTCCAATATACAGAACGCGTTGATTAGTTTTTGGTCAATTGATCCTCCTCTAATTTCCGCAATATATTAAGTATCAATTCATACTATAGTTTATCATGGCCATGCAACAATACTTAAAACGCGTTCGAATAAATATAAGAAGTCACAACGGCATGGAACAAGCTCAACATTTTTTGGAAGTTGCACGTTCAATTTATATCCCAGGCTGGAGGTAAATTAATTCTGACAAGAATTTAGAAAATGTAGCTGTAGTACTCTATTACAAACTACAAAGTTCATTAGGAAATGCAAACTGAT from the Lycium ferocissimum isolate CSIRO_LF1 chromosome 11, AGI_CSIRO_Lferr_CH_V1, whole genome shotgun sequence genome contains:
- the LOC132036471 gene encoding epidermis-specific secreted glycoprotein EP1-like; the protein is MYHINYHTAKKKKPKMSPSWPTTLFVSLFLFCQIFSSFAQVPVENTFKFVNEGELGPYAVEYRADYRVLNIFTNPFQFCFYNTTPNAWTLALRMGTVRSESLMRWVWEANRGNPVKENATLTFGTDGNLVLADADGRIAWQTNTANKGVTGFKLLPNGNIVLHDSKGKFVWQSFNYPTDTLLVGQTLRLSGPNKLVSRASVKKNANGPYSLVVQPKLFAVYNRTKLDVELAWFDLGNSSLESVKLNSGNQRLKLDYRLAKSTKRSSHVMAFTKYNTTLTYLRLEIDGNLKAYTFTDGDLDSPRWRVTYSRL